A single region of the Streptomyces sp. NBC_00236 genome encodes:
- a CDS encoding endo alpha-1,4 polygalactosaminidase → MDDRMTARVSGRPKALPATVLILLVMLAGCTSAPGSTPSPASSGRSAAARWQPEPGTDWQWQLSGRLDTSVDAPVYDIDGFDHDAGQVAELHRKGRKVICYLSTGAWEEFRPDAARFPTAVLGKGNGWEGERWLDIRRTDVLEPLMESRISMCAKKGFDAVEPDNMDGYRNPSGFPLTAADQLRYNRLVARIAHRHHLAVGLKNDLPQIPELVDDFDFAVNEQCAQYEECEELSPFVEAGKAVFHVEYELPVARFCGQSRRLGLSSLLKKYELGVWRERCPQAGA, encoded by the coding sequence ATGGACGACCGGATGACCGCCCGGGTGAGCGGCCGGCCGAAGGCCCTGCCCGCCACCGTACTGATTCTGTTGGTGATGCTGGCCGGCTGCACCTCGGCACCCGGGTCCACGCCCTCGCCCGCCTCCTCCGGGCGGTCCGCCGCGGCGCGCTGGCAGCCGGAGCCGGGCACCGACTGGCAGTGGCAGCTCTCCGGCCGGCTGGACACGTCCGTGGACGCCCCGGTGTACGACATCGACGGCTTCGACCACGACGCGGGGCAGGTGGCCGAGCTGCACCGCAAGGGGCGCAAGGTCATCTGCTACCTGTCCACGGGTGCCTGGGAGGAGTTCCGCCCGGACGCGGCGAGGTTCCCCACGGCGGTCCTCGGCAAGGGCAACGGCTGGGAGGGGGAGCGCTGGCTCGACATCCGGCGCACCGACGTCCTGGAACCGCTGATGGAGAGCCGGATCTCCATGTGCGCGAAGAAGGGCTTTGACGCGGTCGAGCCCGACAACATGGACGGCTACCGCAATCCGAGCGGCTTCCCGCTGACCGCCGCCGACCAGCTGCGCTACAACCGTCTCGTCGCCCGCATCGCCCACCGCCACCACCTCGCCGTCGGCCTGAAGAACGACCTGCCCCAGATCCCCGAGCTGGTGGACGACTTCGACTTCGCGGTCAACGAACAGTGCGCCCAGTACGAGGAGTGCGAGGAGCTCTCCCCGTTCGTCGAGGCGGGCAAGGCGGTCTTCCACGTGGAGTACGAGCTGCCCGTGGCGCGGTTCTGCGGGCAGTCCCGGCGTCTGGGGCTGAGCTCGCTGCTGAAGAAGTACGAACTCGGTGTCTGGCGGGAGCGGTGCCCGCAGGCGGGGGCCTGA
- a CDS encoding leucyl aminopeptidase, with protein MTALTLSTAGAATLRADALVVGVAKGAGSKSGDLVLAPGAEAVDKAFGGKLATVLATLGASGAEGELTKLPAPDGLKVPVVIAAGLGPVPEKDGAYDAEALRRAAGSAARSLAGSKKAGFALPIASVEDAEAIAEGALLGAYAFTAYQGGENRLAPKGAKADGPKLPLGEVAVLGAKPRDKAFKAAAERALALVEEINRARDLVNTPPNDLYPESFAAVATAAGKEHGIKVQVLDEKALVKGGFGGLLGVGQGAARGPRLVKLAYTHPKAEKTLALVGKGITYDSGGISLKPAGHNETMKCDMAGAAAVFATVVAAARLGLRVNVTGWLALAENMPSGNATRPGDVLHMYSGKTVEVLNTDAEGRLVLADALTRASEENPDAIVDVATLTGAMVLALGNRTFGIMANDDAFRTSIHEIAEEVGEASWPMPLPADLRKGMDSPTADIANMGERMGGGLVAGLFLQEFVGEGIAWAHLDIAGPAFHEGAPYGYTPKGGTGSAVRTLVKLAERTAAGDLG; from the coding sequence GTGACTGCTCTCACTCTCAGCACTGCCGGTGCGGCGACGCTTCGCGCCGACGCGCTCGTCGTCGGCGTCGCCAAGGGCGCCGGCTCCAAGTCCGGGGACCTGGTCCTGGCGCCGGGCGCCGAGGCCGTGGACAAGGCGTTCGGCGGGAAGCTCGCCACCGTCCTGGCGACCCTGGGCGCCTCCGGTGCCGAGGGCGAACTGACCAAGCTCCCCGCACCCGACGGCCTGAAGGTCCCGGTCGTCATCGCGGCCGGACTCGGCCCGGTCCCGGAGAAGGACGGCGCGTACGACGCCGAGGCGCTGCGCCGGGCCGCGGGCTCCGCCGCCCGCTCGCTCGCCGGCTCGAAGAAGGCCGGCTTCGCGCTGCCCATCGCCTCCGTCGAGGACGCCGAGGCCATCGCGGAGGGCGCCCTGCTGGGCGCGTACGCCTTCACCGCCTACCAGGGCGGCGAGAACAGGCTCGCCCCCAAGGGTGCCAAGGCCGACGGCCCGAAGCTGCCGCTCGGCGAGGTCGCCGTCCTCGGCGCCAAGCCGCGCGACAAGGCCTTCAAGGCCGCCGCCGAGCGCGCCCTCGCGCTGGTCGAGGAGATCAACCGCGCCCGCGACCTGGTCAACACCCCGCCGAACGACCTGTACCCCGAGTCCTTCGCCGCCGTGGCCACGGCCGCCGGCAAGGAGCACGGCATCAAGGTGCAGGTCCTCGACGAGAAGGCGCTCGTCAAGGGCGGCTTCGGCGGTCTGCTCGGCGTCGGCCAGGGCGCGGCCCGCGGCCCGCGCCTGGTGAAGCTCGCCTACACGCACCCGAAGGCGGAGAAGACCCTGGCCCTGGTGGGCAAGGGCATCACCTACGACTCGGGCGGCATCTCGCTGAAGCCGGCCGGCCACAACGAGACGATGAAGTGCGACATGGCCGGCGCCGCCGCCGTGTTCGCGACCGTCGTCGCGGCCGCCCGTCTGGGCCTGCGGGTCAACGTCACCGGCTGGCTGGCGCTCGCCGAGAACATGCCGTCGGGCAACGCCACCCGCCCCGGTGACGTGCTCCACATGTACAGCGGCAAGACCGTCGAGGTCCTCAACACGGACGCCGAGGGCCGGCTCGTCCTCGCCGACGCGCTGACCCGCGCCTCCGAGGAGAACCCGGACGCGATCGTCGACGTGGCGACCCTGACCGGCGCGATGGTGCTGGCCCTGGGCAACCGCACCTTCGGCATCATGGCGAACGACGACGCGTTCCGTACCTCGATCCACGAGATCGCCGAGGAGGTCGGTGAGGCCTCCTGGCCGATGCCGCTCCCCGCCGACCTGCGCAAGGGCATGGACTCCCCGACCGCCGACATCGCCAACATGGGCGAGCGGATGGGCGGCGGCCTGGTGGCCGGTCTGTTCCTTCAGGAGTTCGTGGGCGAGGGCATCGCCTGGGCGCACCTGGACATCGCGGGCCCGGCCTTCCACGAG